In Campylobacter sp., the DNA window AGACTTATGAAATTTTACCAATTCATCTATGTTCACATCGCTAACGCCGTCACCGTAAGTAAGCATAAAACTCTCATCCCCCACATACTCCTGCGCGCGCTTGATTCTACCGCCAGTCATAGTATCTAGCCCGGTGTCAATCAAAGTAACTTTCCAATCTTCGCTTAAAGTTTTATGAATCTTCATATTATTATTTTTGATATCAATCGTTACGTCGCTTCTATGCAGGAAATAGTTTGCAAAATATTCTTTTATATAATAGCCTTTATACCCAAGAAGCACCACAAATTCATTAAAGCCATAGTGGCTATAAATTTTCATAATATGCCATAATATCGGTCTGCCACCAATCTCAACCATTGGCTTAGGTCTGATGCTAGTTTCTTCGGCAAGCCTAGTGCCAAAGCCGCCAGCTAAAATTAAAACCTTCATATATTCATTTCCTTTGTTTACTTCCTTTATAGCAAGTCGTCGTAGAGAGAATTTATTTGTCTTTAATTTTATCAAAATAAAACTTAGATAAGAATAACGATTAGATAAATTTTAAACTCCCTCACCTTTTATTTCTAATGTAATATTCTTTAACCAGGAGCAAACTTAAAATAGTGGAATTTTAAATTCCACTATTTTATCGCTGCGATTTTTATAGCATAGCTGAATTTACGCTACGCCTTTTTCGGCGTGATCAGCATATTTACGTAGCGGCCCTCCAGCGCAGGCGCCTTATCGCGGTCGGCAACTTCTGCAAAAAATTCGTCCCAAATTTTATTGAGCAAATTTACGCCGATTTCCGGGCTCGACATCTCGCGCCCTTTTAAAAATACGCGAAGCTTGACGTGCTTGCCGCTACTAAGGAATTCTTTCGCGTGTTTTACTTTGTAATTAATGTCGTTTTGAGCGATTTTGGCGGACAGCTTGATCTCTTTGACCTCGATGATTTTTTGCTTTTTTTTCGCCTCTTTGAGCTTTTTTTCCTGCTGATAGCGAAATTTGCTGTAGTTCATGACCTTGCAAACGGGCGGCTTTGCATCGGGCGCTATCAAAACCAGATCCACACC includes these proteins:
- the rfbF gene encoding glucose-1-phosphate cytidylyltransferase; its protein translation is MKVLILAGGFGTRLAEETSIRPKPMVEIGGRPILWHIMKIYSHYGFNEFVVLLGYKGYYIKEYFANYFLHRSDVTIDIKNNNMKIHKTLSEDWKVTLIDTGLDTMTGGRIKRAQEYVGDESFMLTYGDGVSDVNIDELVKFHKSHGKSATMTAVQPEGRFGALDINNSSLITSFFEKPKGDGNWINAGFFVCEPKVFDYIADGDAMVFEQAPLSNLAKDGELCAFKHCGFWKPMDALRDKQVLEKLWDSGNAPWKKW
- the infC gene encoding translation initiation factor IF-3: MSREKEVFLNEDIPASEVRCIGDNGEVYGIISKAQALQIAEREGVDLVLIAPDAKPPVCKVMNYSKFRYQQEKKLKEAKKKQKIIEVKEIKLSAKIAQNDINYKVKHAKEFLSSGKHVKLRVFLKGREMSSPEIGVNLLNKIWDEFFAEVADRDKAPALEGRYVNMLITPKKA